One genomic segment of Arachis duranensis cultivar V14167 chromosome 4, aradu.V14167.gnm2.J7QH, whole genome shotgun sequence includes these proteins:
- the LOC107483834 gene encoding uncharacterized protein LOC107483834 produces the protein MEARKFMGFMITQRAAEANPKMCQAILQIKSLGCVKDVQRLAERLTALSRFLGASIAKALPFFNLMRKGIAFEWTPACEEAFNHFKEILVAPPVLGKHKVGEPLYLYLAITEETLAAILVREKGKAQQLIYFVSRALQGTKSQYSKLEKMALALLTSSRRLRQYFQGHQIVMRTDQRIRQELQKPDLAGRMMTWAIELSQYDLRYEPWHVIKAQAMADFLVEVTGDPTEETAMWWRLTVNGASNQKSGGAGIISESPAEVIYEQSIKFEFLVSNNQAVYEALLRGLTLARKVGATRLEVCCNSQVITSQINGSYQARDSLLQKYLEKAREFSKQFEQVRIQHVPREKNTRVDLLSKLASTKPGVGNRSLIQGMVKEPTVALHLTKLGPSWLDPIMDFLKNGKLPDDEKTAKALRREAAKYTTIQGQLFKKGLSQPLLKCLHPNQTYYVLREVHEGCCGHHIGGKALARKLIRAGYYWPSMMEDSKEFVRKCVKCLENANLHRAPASELSLLTSSRTFTQWGVDLFGPFPVGQGKSNIS, from the coding sequence ATGGAGGCCAGAAAATTCATGGGATTTATGATAACCCAAAGGGCGGCGGAAGCCAACCCCAAAATGTGCCAGGCGATACTCCAAATAAAGAGTCTGGGCTGTGTCAAAGACGTCCAGAGGCTAGCAGAAAGACTCACCGCGCTGTCCCGTTTCCTCGGAGCATCAATAGCAAAAGCCTTGCCCTTTTTCAATCTGATGAGAAAAGGGATAGCATTTGAATGGACACCTGCGTGCGAGGAGGCGTTCAATCACTTCAAGGAGATCCTGGTAGCACCCCCAGTACTCGGGAAGCATAAGGTCGGAGAACCACTCTACCTGTACCTGGCCATAACGGAGGAGACGCTTGCAGCGATCTTGGTACGAGAAAAAGGGAAGGCTCAGCAGCTGATTTACTTTGTGAGTAGAGCGCTGCAAGGAACGAAATCGCAGTATAGCAAATTGGAGAAGATGGCACTGGCACTCTTGACCTCTTCCCGCAGACTAAGGCAGTACTTCCAAGGCCACCAGATCGTCATGAGAACAGACCAGAGAATCCGTCAAGAACTCCAAAAGCCCGATTTAGCGGGGAGAATGATGACTTGGGCCATTGAGCTCTCCCAGTACGACTTGCGGTATGAGCCCTGGCATGTGATTAAGGCACAAGCAATGGCTGACTTCTTGGTAGAAGTAACGGGGGACCCAACCGAGGAAACGGCCATGTGGTGGAGGCTCACCGTGAACGGGGCCTCCAACCAAAAGTCCGGAGGAGCCGGGATCATCTCTGAAAGCCCTGCCGAGGTCATATACGAACAATCGATCAAGTTTGAGTTTCTGGTATCAAACAACCAAGCAGTGTACGAGGCCCTCCTGAGAGGCCTAACCCTAGCTCGGAAAGTTGGGGCGACGAGGCTGGAGGTGTGTTGCAACTCGCAGGTCATCACCTCGCAAATAaatggaagctaccaagccagagACTCGCTGTTGCAAAAGTACTTGGAGAAGGCTAGAGAGTTTAGCAAGCAGTTTGaacaggtcaggatccaacacgTTCCAAGGGAAAAGAACACACGGGTAGACCTCCTATCTAAGCTAGCAAGCACGAAACCGGGAGTCGGCAACCGATCTCTCATCCAAGGCATGGTAAAGGAACCAACGGTTGCCCTCCACTTGACAAAGTTAGGTCCCTCTTGGTTGGACCCCATCATGGATTTCCTGAAAAACGGCAAACTCCCTGACGACGAGAAGACAGCCAAAGCGTTGAGAAGGGAGGCAGCCAAGTATACGACCATACAGGGACAACTGTTTAAAAAGGGACTCAGTCAACCCCTATTAAAATGCCTGCATCCCAACCAAACGTACTATGTCCTCAGGGAAGTCCACGAGGGGTGCTGCGGCCACCATATCGGGGGCAAAGCCCTAGCGAGAAAGCTCATCCGAGCTGGATACTACTGGCCATCGATGATGGAAGACTCCAAAGAATTTGTAAGAAAATGCGTCAAGTGTCTAGAGAACGCTAACCTCCACAGAGCACCGGCTTCCGAACTAAGTCTGCTGACGTCCTCCCGGACTTTCACACAATGGGGAGTCGACCTCTTTGGACCCTTCCCGGTTGGCCAGGGCAAGTCAAATATCTCATAG
- the LOC107483833 gene encoding uncharacterized protein LOC107483833, producing MGDTPFHRSILEDQLPKHFDKPTDMRYDGTQDPQEHLTAFEARMNLEGVGDEVRCRAFPVILAGPAIQWFNSLPQGSVAGFLDISRAFLAQFTTRIVKAKNPINLLGVTQKIGEPTRKYLDHFNNECLEIKGLTDSVASLCLTNGLLNEDFRKHLTTKPVWTMQEIQTVA from the coding sequence ATGGGTGACACCCCATTCCATCGTTCCATCCTCGAGGACCAGTTGCCAAAGCACTTTgacaaaccaacggacatgagATATGACGGAACCCAAGATCCGCAGGAGCACCTCACGGCCTTTGAGGCCAGAATGAACCTGGAGGGAGTGGGAGACGAAGTAAGGTGCCGTGCCTTCCCGGTCATCCTGGCAGGGCCTGCAATACAGTGGTTCAATAGCCTCCCGCAGGGCTCCGTGGCTGGCTTCTTGGATATTAGTCGTGCCTTCCTAGCACAATTCACCACCAGAATTGTGAAGGCAAAAAACCCGATCAATCTGCTCGGCGTCACTCAGAAAATCGGCGAGCCGACCAGAAAGTATCTAGACCATTTCAACAATGAGTGCTTGGAGATCAAGGGGTTAACGGATTCGGTGGCTAGTCTTTGTCTGACGAATGGGCTCCTTAATGAGGACTTCAGAAAGCACCTCACCACAAAGCCGGTCTGGACGATGCAAGAGATCCAAACTGTAGCCTGA